One segment of Struthio camelus isolate bStrCam1 chromosome 25, bStrCam1.hap1, whole genome shotgun sequence DNA contains the following:
- the SRCIN1 gene encoding SRC kinase signaling inhibitor 1 isoform X7 has translation MISADDAEYPREYRTLGNGTRRFSNVGLVHTSERRHTVIAAQSLEALTGLQKSEMERKRDAFMDHLKSKYPQHALALRGQQERMRDQTRSSRHSQGSQPGLADQAKLSFASAESLETMSEAELPIGFNRMNRFRQSLPLSRSTSQTKLRSPGVLFLQFGDETRRVHITHEISSMDTLHALIVHMFPQKLTMGMLKSPNTAILIKDESRNVFYELEDVRDIQDRSIIKIYRKEPLYASFPASHITNGDLRREMVYTSRESSPTRRLNNMSPASHLTSGSPPPVLQSSSPSRSRMSYSGGRPPSYAGSPVHHSERLSNLPPAQGVSPSPSAILERRDVKPDEDLAGKNMVLVKNEGLYADPYSMVHEGRLSITSTQSLAGMGDPFGYSGGLYKRGSVRSLSTYSAAALQTELEDSLYKPNAQLYSDTYGPGLGFRMPPSSPQKMADGRLVDVQPGQSPHSPYSGPPSRSSPVRQSFRKDSCSSVFMESPVNKPRNASSSGPPELFPGPGDRPLSGFSSPVPAKDTETRERMEAMEKQIASLTGLVQSALLRGSEAETSSEKTETTNGGTPPSASASRSGMGTPVPVPPPPSATSTPAGQPTAITRLHMQLHLHDLQQNASDIRNQLQQLKKLQLQNQETVKTMLRRTETEISVRVTDTMRKHEDPLQRQRSLVEEERLRYLNEEELITQQLNDLEKSVEKIQKDLAHNHRLIPVQELEEKAVVLKQLGETLTDLKAQFPSLQSKMRVVLRVEVEAVKFLKEEPNRLDGLLKRCKTVTDTLAQLRRQVEEGVWTSPNNLSQSPKKIAPETDFSKGLDLETPTSPPVSLHHLTAATETLGMPSFGHSPPQTQTHPSKSNNPSRAPEMVPAKTQTGPETPSKKSVDKAISVEAAERDWEEKRAALTQYSAKDINRLLEETQAELMKAIPDLEFAAKHKQATGSSSAASTPEHKPSKPQHAQKSTGKVDPNGRRGSDELTVPRYRTEKPSKSPPPPPPRRSFPSSHGLTTTRSGEVIVTSKKEPGFMKKAESEELETQKPQVKLRRTVSEVVRPASTPPIIASAIKDDDDEDRIIAELEVFQRSSASPFIPKLRYDPLAAAISPGHADLWPNGASVAAEGWKEPEPLAPPGSRAFSLPQIVLTEWVSEPPSPEAELEVSVETGSSEHSGQSGSRGAGGELAPVHVQLEGNSADVLSPDRPESRSDGEGKCCASPGISEDSPATLRCVPDSATQPQRGPYQGCDHAARETSVFPLVNSKVPSLSKHATSQPLGEEGRDTALNSAGNQEGSSKPSPQGPLAEQPPPPWGEATDPGAGDTALPSISADGERPSAAVGVPSDVVEPQGGTRQSVQKAVPPPGVPDGICRQMQREERNSLPAPACPVPKPRSFLGSDPDQQGSKESKAEHPKEQVPALSRPTEHEAAPRQSSLGLPAQGEGAEMDSGVEGKIAEEHCSQGPRGRRSKGEVSPLHPMTPRSKEIYEGTYQRLDSLEETIRELEITINEISSHPSVEFIFPKELLGQNEPKDASEGIEEGPGDLIHSSCDDGTALDLSQAKDDAPESPSPSKTKPPLLPKPQLPLDSPQSGGVSIPAMKMVNPASRLKQSQQGSPDKSKHIKQRMEYMRIQGQQQCSQWLSNLLRPQGKVTKASLSPLNLPLPSSPLPPLSSARTPAPCLCPRAGQQHHERGLSCSVLPSLPWSVFQSPSPGLS, from the exons ACAAGGAGCTCCCGACActcccagggctcccagcccGGCTTAGCCGATCAAGCCAAGCTTTCCTTCGCCTCGGCCGAATCCCTGGAAACCATGTCGGAAGCTGAGCTGCCCATTGGATTCAACAGGATGAACCGGTTCCGACAGAGCTTACCTCTGTCCCGGTCCACCAGCCAGACGAAGCTGCGATCCCCAG GGGTCCTTTTCCTGCAGTTCGGGGATGAGACGAGGCGTGTTCACATCACCCATGAGATCAGCAGCATGGACACCCTGCACGCCCTTATTGTCCACATGTTTCCCCAGAAGCTCACAATGGGGATGCTGAAATCTCCCAACACTGCCATCCTCATCAAGGACGAGTCGCGCAATGTCTTCTACGAGTTGGAGGATGTCCG AGATATCCAGGACAGAAGTATCATTAAAATCTACCGAAAAGAGCCCCTCTATGCCTCGTTCCCAGCTTCGCACATCACCAATGGTGACCTGAGG AGGGAGATGGTTTACACCTCCAGGGAGTCGTCTCCCACCCGCCGGCTGAACAACATGTCACCAGCCTCTCACCTGACTTCTGGCTCTCCACCGCCCGTGCTCCAGTCCTCCTCCCCGTCCCGCTCTCGCATGTCCTACAGCGGGGGCCGCCCGCCCTCCTACGCGGGCAGCCCCGTCCACCACAGTGAGCGCCTCTCCAACCTGCCACCCGCGCAAGGTGTCTCGCCCAGCCCCAGTGCCATCCTGGAGCGCCGGGATGTGAAGCCAGATGAAGACCTGGCTGGGAAGAACATGGTGCTGGTGAAGAACGAGGGGCTGTATGCCGATCCCTACAGCATGGTGCACGAGGGCCGCCTCAGCATCACCTCCACCCAGTCCCTGGCTGGCATGGGAGATCCTTTTGGCTACTCTGGGGGGCTGTACAAGAGGGGCTCTGTGCGCTCCCTCAGCACCTACTCCGCGGCTGCCTTGCAGACAGAGCTGGAGGACAGCCTGTACAAGCCGAACGCACAGCTTTACAGTGACACATATGGGCCTGGCCTGGGTTTCCGcatgcccccctcctccccgcagaAGATGGCTGATGGGCGGCTAGTGGATGTGCAGCCGGGGCAGAGCCCTCACAGCCCCTACTCAGGGCCCCCCAGCCGGTCCTCGCCTGTCCGCCAGTCCTTCCGCAAGGATTCCTGCTCTTCTGTCTTCATGGAGAGCCCTGTCAACAAACCACGCAACGCCAGCTCCTCTGGGCCTCCGGAGCTGTTCCCTGGCCCTGGTGACCGCCCGCTGTCAGGGTTCAGCTCTCCTGTGCCGGCCAAGGATACAGAAACAAG GGAGCGGATGGAAGCCATGGAGAAGCAGATTGCCAGCCTGACGGGGCTGGTGCAGAGCGCCCTGCTCCGCGGCTCCGAGGCCGAGACCTCCAG CGAGAAGACAGAAACCACCAACGGCGGGACCCCCCCATCAGCAT CGGCCAGCCGGAGTGGCATGGGGACCCCGGTGCCTGTGCCCCCGCCGCCCTCTGCCACAAGCACGCCGGCGGGGCAGCCCACTGCCATCACCCGCTTGCACATGCAGCTGCATCTCCACGACCTGCAGCAGAACGCCAGCGACATCCGcaaccagctgcagcagctcaagAAGCTACAG CTGCAAAACCAGGAGACAGTGAAGACAATGCTGCGGCGAACGGAGACGGAGATCAGCGTGCGGGTGACGGATACCATGCGCAAGCACGAGGACCCTCTGCAGCGCCAGCGCAGCCTGGTGGAAGAGGAACGACTCCGGTACCTCAATGAAGAGGAGCTCATCACCCAGCAGCTAAA TGACCTGGAGAAGTCGGTGGAGAAGATCCAGAAGGATTTAGCCCACAACCACCGGCTCATCCctgtgcaggagctggaggagaaggcCGTGGTGTTGAAGCAACTGGGGGAGACCCTGACAGACCTCAAGG CCCAGTTCCCCAGCCTGCAGAGCAAGATGCGAGTGGTGCTGCGGGTGGAGGTGGAAGCGGTGAAGTTCCTTAAGGAGGAGCCGAACCGCCTCGATGGTCTGCTCAAGCGCTGCAAGACAGTGACAGACACCCTCGCCCAGCTCCGCAG GCAAGTGGAAGAGGGCGTGTGGACCTCCCCCAATAACCTCAGCCAGTCCCCCAAGAAGATCGCCCCTGAGACAGACTTCAGCAAAGGGCTGGATTTGGAGACGCCCACCAGTCCCCCAGTCAGCCTCCATCACCTGACGGCTGCCACCGAGACCCTGGGCATGCCTAGCTTtgggcacagccccccccagacccagaCCCACCCCTCCAAGAGCAATAACCCTTCACGGGCTCCGGAGATGGTACCTGCCAAGACCCAGACGGGCCCAGAAACTCCCAGCAAGAAGAGCGTGGACAAAGCCATATCTGTGGAG GCTGCCGAGCGGGACTGGGAGGAGAAGCGGGCAGCGCTGACCCAGTACAGTGCCAAGGACATCAACCGCCTCTTGGAGGAGACACAGGCCGAGCTCATGAAGGCCATCCCTGACCTGGAGTTCGCTGCCAAGCACAAACAGGCCACAGGCAGCAGCAGTGCCGCGTCCACGCCAGAGCACAAGCCCTCTAAGCCGCAGCATGCACAGAAATCCACGGGCAAGGTGGACCCCAACGGCCGACGGGGCTCAG ATGAACTGACAGTGCCCCGGTACCGGACCGAGAAGCCCTCGAAATCGCCGCCACCTCCCCCTCCTCGCCGGAGCTTCCCCTCGTCCCATGGGCTGACCACAACCCGCAGCGGTGAAGTCATTGTCACCAGCAAGAAGGAGCCCGGTTTCATGAAG AAGGCCGAGTCAGAGGAGCTGGAGACACAGAAGCCCCAGGTGAAGCTGAGACGGACAGTGTCAGAGGTGGTCAGGCCTGCGTCCACCCCACCCATCATCGCCTCTGCCatcaaagatgatgatgatgaggaCCGCATCATTGCAGAGCTGGAG GTGTTTCAGAGAAGCTCTGCCTCCCCTTTCATTCCCAAGCTCCGTTATGATCCGCTCGCGGCTGCCATCTCCCCTGGGCACGCAGACTTGTGGCCCAATGGAGCCTCCGTTGCAGCCGAAGGATGGAAG GAGCCGGAGCCCCTGGCacctccagggagcagggctTTCTCCCTCCCGCAGATTGTGCTCACCGAGTGGGTGTCTGAACCACCGTCCCCTGAAGCCGAGCTTGAGGTGTCGGTAGAAACAGGCTCCTCTGAGCACAGTGGCCAGTCTggcagcagaggagcaggaggggagCTTGCACCCGTCCATGTGCAATTGGAAGGAAACTCTGCTGACGTGCTCTCACCAGACAGGCCTGAGAGCCGCTCTGATGGGGAAGGGAAATGCTGTGCATCTCCTGGCATCTCAGAAGACTCTCCAGCCACACTTAGGTGCGTTCCAGACTCAGCCACGCAGCCCCAAAGAGGCCCTTATCAGGGCTGTGACCATGCAGCAAGAGAGACTTCAGTATTCCCTCTAGTGAACAGCAAGGTCCCATCTCTCTCAAAGCATGCAACTAGCCAGCCccttggggaagaaggaagggacaCAGCTTTGAACTCTGCTGGAAACCAAGAAGGCAGCAGCAAGCCATCACCCCAAGGTCCTTTGGCTGAACAGCCTCCTCCTCCTTGGGGGGAAGCCACAGATCCTGGAGCTGGAGACACAGCGCTCCCGTCCATCAGTGCAGATGGTGAAAGGCCCAGCGCTGCCGTGGGGGTTCCCAGTGATGTTGTGGAGCCCCAAGGAGGAACCAGACAGAGTGTGCAGAAGGCAGTTCCTCCTCCTGGAGTCCCTGATGGGATTTGCAGACAAATGCAGAGGGAGGAACGCAACAGCTTGCCAGCACCAGCATGCCCGGTGCCAAAACCTAGATCTTTCCTAGGCAGCGATCCAGACCAGCAAGGGAGCAAAGAGTCCAAGGCTGAGCATCCCAAGGAGCAGGTCCCTGCTTTATCAAGGCCAACGGAGCATGAAGCAGCACCCCGCCAGAGCAGCCTAGGTCTGCCCGCTCAGGGAGAAGGAGCCGAGATGGACTCCGGTGTAGAAGGAAAGATAGCAGAGGAACATTGTTCCCAAGGTCCTCGGGGAAGGAGGAGCAAAGGGGAGGTATCTCCTCTCCACCCCATGACTCCACGCAGCAAAGAGATTTATGAAGGCACGTACCAGAGACTGGATAGCCTAGAAGAGACTATCCGTGAGCTGGAAATAACCATTAATGAAATCAGCAGCCATCCATCGGTTGAATTCATATTCCCTAAAGAACTTCTAGGACAAAATGAGCCTAAGGATGCCAGCGAAGGGATAGAGGAAGGTCCAGGGGATCTCATACACAGTAGCTGTGACGATGGGACTGCCCTGGATCTCAGTCAGGCCAAAGATGATGCTCCTGAGAGTCCATCTCCGAGCAAGACCAAACCACCTCTGCTACCGAAGCCGCAGCTCCCTCTCGACAGTCCTCAG AGCGGTGGCGTCTCCATCCCAGCCATGAAGATGGTGAACCCGGCGTCCAGGCTGAAGcagagccagcagggcagccccgACAAAAGCAAACACATAAAGCAGAGAATGGAGTACATGAGGATCCAGGGACAACAGCAG TGCTCACAGTGGCTGTCCAACTTGCTCAGGCCACAAGGCAAGGTAACAAAAGCCAGTTTGTCGCCCTTAAACCTCCCCCTGCCTTCCTCACCTCTGCCGCCGCTCTCCTCCGCGAGGACCCCAGCACCCTGCCTCTGCCCCCGTGCTGGACAGCAGCACCACGagcggggcttgtcctgctccgtcctcccctccctgccctggtcTGTGTTtcagtctccttccccaggcctgTCTTGA
- the SRCIN1 gene encoding SRC kinase signaling inhibitor 1 isoform X6, with translation MISADDAEYPREYRTLGNGTRRFSNVGLVHTSERRHTVIAAQSLEALTGLQKSEMERKRDAFMDHLKSKYPQHALALRGQQERMRDQQPNYWSFKTRSSRHSQGSQPGLADQAKLSFASAESLETMSEAELPIGFNRMNRFRQSLPLSRSTSQTKLRSPGVLFLQFGDETRRVHITHEISSMDTLHALIVHMFPQKLTMGMLKSPNTAILIKDESRNVFYELEDVRDIQDRSIIKIYRKEPLYASFPASHITNGDLRREMVYTSRESSPTRRLNNMSPASHLTSGSPPPVLQSSSPSRSRMSYSGGRPPSYAGSPVHHSERLSNLPPAQGVSPSPSAILERRDVKPDEDLAGKNMVLVKNEGLYADPYSMVHEGRLSITSTQSLAGMGDPFGYSGGLYKRGSVRSLSTYSAAALQTELEDSLYKPNAQLYSDTYGPGLGFRMPPSSPQKMADGRLVDVQPGQSPHSPYSGPPSRSSPVRQSFRKDSCSSVFMESPVNKPRNASSSGPPELFPGPGDRPLSGFSSPVPAKDTETRERMEAMEKQIASLTGLVQSALLRGSEAETSSEKTETTNGGTPPSASASRSGMGTPVPVPPPPSATSTPAGQPTAITRLHMQLHLHDLQQNASDIRNQLQQLKKLQLQNQETVKTMLRRTETEISVRVTDTMRKHEDPLQRQRSLVEEERLRYLNEEELITQQLNDLEKSVEKIQKDLAHNHRLIPVQELEEKAVVLKQLGETLTDLKAQFPSLQSKMRVVLRVEVEAVKFLKEEPNRLDGLLKRCKTVTDTLAQLRRQVEEGVWTSPNNLSQSPKKIAPETDFSKGLDLETPTSPPVSLHHLTAATETLGMPSFGHSPPQTQTHPSKSNNPSRAPEMVPAKTQTGPETPSKKSVDKAISVEAAERDWEEKRAALTQYSAKDINRLLEETQAELMKAIPDLEFAAKHKQATGSSSAASTPEHKPSKPQHAQKSTGKVDPNGRRGSDELTVPRYRTEKPSKSPPPPPPRRSFPSSHGLTTTRSGEVIVTSKKEPGFMKKAESEELETQKPQVKLRRTVSEVVRPASTPPIIASAIKDDDDEDRIIAELEVFQRSSASPFIPKLRYDPLAAAISPGHADLWPNGASVAAEGWKEPEPLAPPGSRAFSLPQIVLTEWVSEPPSPEAELEVSVETGSSEHSGQSGSRGAGGELAPVHVQLEGNSADVLSPDRPESRSDGEGKCCASPGISEDSPATLRCVPDSATQPQRGPYQGCDHAARETSVFPLVNSKVPSLSKHATSQPLGEEGRDTALNSAGNQEGSSKPSPQGPLAEQPPPPWGEATDPGAGDTALPSISADGERPSAAVGVPSDVVEPQGGTRQSVQKAVPPPGVPDGICRQMQREERNSLPAPACPVPKPRSFLGSDPDQQGSKESKAEHPKEQVPALSRPTEHEAAPRQSSLGLPAQGEGAEMDSGVEGKIAEEHCSQGPRGRRSKGEVSPLHPMTPRSKEIYEGTYQRLDSLEETIRELEITINEISSHPSVEFIFPKELLGQNEPKDASEGIEEGPGDLIHSSCDDGTALDLSQAKDDAPESPSPSKTKPPLLPKPQLPLDSPQSGGVSIPAMKMVNPASRLKQSQQGSPDKSKHIKQRMEYMRIQGQQQCSQWLSNLLRPQGKVTKASLSPLNLPLPSSPLPPLSSARTPAPCLCPRAGQQHHERGLSCSVLPSLPWSVFQSPSPGLS, from the exons ACAAGGAGCTCCCGACActcccagggctcccagcccGGCTTAGCCGATCAAGCCAAGCTTTCCTTCGCCTCGGCCGAATCCCTGGAAACCATGTCGGAAGCTGAGCTGCCCATTGGATTCAACAGGATGAACCGGTTCCGACAGAGCTTACCTCTGTCCCGGTCCACCAGCCAGACGAAGCTGCGATCCCCAG GGGTCCTTTTCCTGCAGTTCGGGGATGAGACGAGGCGTGTTCACATCACCCATGAGATCAGCAGCATGGACACCCTGCACGCCCTTATTGTCCACATGTTTCCCCAGAAGCTCACAATGGGGATGCTGAAATCTCCCAACACTGCCATCCTCATCAAGGACGAGTCGCGCAATGTCTTCTACGAGTTGGAGGATGTCCG AGATATCCAGGACAGAAGTATCATTAAAATCTACCGAAAAGAGCCCCTCTATGCCTCGTTCCCAGCTTCGCACATCACCAATGGTGACCTGAGG AGGGAGATGGTTTACACCTCCAGGGAGTCGTCTCCCACCCGCCGGCTGAACAACATGTCACCAGCCTCTCACCTGACTTCTGGCTCTCCACCGCCCGTGCTCCAGTCCTCCTCCCCGTCCCGCTCTCGCATGTCCTACAGCGGGGGCCGCCCGCCCTCCTACGCGGGCAGCCCCGTCCACCACAGTGAGCGCCTCTCCAACCTGCCACCCGCGCAAGGTGTCTCGCCCAGCCCCAGTGCCATCCTGGAGCGCCGGGATGTGAAGCCAGATGAAGACCTGGCTGGGAAGAACATGGTGCTGGTGAAGAACGAGGGGCTGTATGCCGATCCCTACAGCATGGTGCACGAGGGCCGCCTCAGCATCACCTCCACCCAGTCCCTGGCTGGCATGGGAGATCCTTTTGGCTACTCTGGGGGGCTGTACAAGAGGGGCTCTGTGCGCTCCCTCAGCACCTACTCCGCGGCTGCCTTGCAGACAGAGCTGGAGGACAGCCTGTACAAGCCGAACGCACAGCTTTACAGTGACACATATGGGCCTGGCCTGGGTTTCCGcatgcccccctcctccccgcagaAGATGGCTGATGGGCGGCTAGTGGATGTGCAGCCGGGGCAGAGCCCTCACAGCCCCTACTCAGGGCCCCCCAGCCGGTCCTCGCCTGTCCGCCAGTCCTTCCGCAAGGATTCCTGCTCTTCTGTCTTCATGGAGAGCCCTGTCAACAAACCACGCAACGCCAGCTCCTCTGGGCCTCCGGAGCTGTTCCCTGGCCCTGGTGACCGCCCGCTGTCAGGGTTCAGCTCTCCTGTGCCGGCCAAGGATACAGAAACAAG GGAGCGGATGGAAGCCATGGAGAAGCAGATTGCCAGCCTGACGGGGCTGGTGCAGAGCGCCCTGCTCCGCGGCTCCGAGGCCGAGACCTCCAG CGAGAAGACAGAAACCACCAACGGCGGGACCCCCCCATCAGCAT CGGCCAGCCGGAGTGGCATGGGGACCCCGGTGCCTGTGCCCCCGCCGCCCTCTGCCACAAGCACGCCGGCGGGGCAGCCCACTGCCATCACCCGCTTGCACATGCAGCTGCATCTCCACGACCTGCAGCAGAACGCCAGCGACATCCGcaaccagctgcagcagctcaagAAGCTACAG CTGCAAAACCAGGAGACAGTGAAGACAATGCTGCGGCGAACGGAGACGGAGATCAGCGTGCGGGTGACGGATACCATGCGCAAGCACGAGGACCCTCTGCAGCGCCAGCGCAGCCTGGTGGAAGAGGAACGACTCCGGTACCTCAATGAAGAGGAGCTCATCACCCAGCAGCTAAA TGACCTGGAGAAGTCGGTGGAGAAGATCCAGAAGGATTTAGCCCACAACCACCGGCTCATCCctgtgcaggagctggaggagaaggcCGTGGTGTTGAAGCAACTGGGGGAGACCCTGACAGACCTCAAGG CCCAGTTCCCCAGCCTGCAGAGCAAGATGCGAGTGGTGCTGCGGGTGGAGGTGGAAGCGGTGAAGTTCCTTAAGGAGGAGCCGAACCGCCTCGATGGTCTGCTCAAGCGCTGCAAGACAGTGACAGACACCCTCGCCCAGCTCCGCAG GCAAGTGGAAGAGGGCGTGTGGACCTCCCCCAATAACCTCAGCCAGTCCCCCAAGAAGATCGCCCCTGAGACAGACTTCAGCAAAGGGCTGGATTTGGAGACGCCCACCAGTCCCCCAGTCAGCCTCCATCACCTGACGGCTGCCACCGAGACCCTGGGCATGCCTAGCTTtgggcacagccccccccagacccagaCCCACCCCTCCAAGAGCAATAACCCTTCACGGGCTCCGGAGATGGTACCTGCCAAGACCCAGACGGGCCCAGAAACTCCCAGCAAGAAGAGCGTGGACAAAGCCATATCTGTGGAG GCTGCCGAGCGGGACTGGGAGGAGAAGCGGGCAGCGCTGACCCAGTACAGTGCCAAGGACATCAACCGCCTCTTGGAGGAGACACAGGCCGAGCTCATGAAGGCCATCCCTGACCTGGAGTTCGCTGCCAAGCACAAACAGGCCACAGGCAGCAGCAGTGCCGCGTCCACGCCAGAGCACAAGCCCTCTAAGCCGCAGCATGCACAGAAATCCACGGGCAAGGTGGACCCCAACGGCCGACGGGGCTCAG ATGAACTGACAGTGCCCCGGTACCGGACCGAGAAGCCCTCGAAATCGCCGCCACCTCCCCCTCCTCGCCGGAGCTTCCCCTCGTCCCATGGGCTGACCACAACCCGCAGCGGTGAAGTCATTGTCACCAGCAAGAAGGAGCCCGGTTTCATGAAG AAGGCCGAGTCAGAGGAGCTGGAGACACAGAAGCCCCAGGTGAAGCTGAGACGGACAGTGTCAGAGGTGGTCAGGCCTGCGTCCACCCCACCCATCATCGCCTCTGCCatcaaagatgatgatgatgaggaCCGCATCATTGCAGAGCTGGAG GTGTTTCAGAGAAGCTCTGCCTCCCCTTTCATTCCCAAGCTCCGTTATGATCCGCTCGCGGCTGCCATCTCCCCTGGGCACGCAGACTTGTGGCCCAATGGAGCCTCCGTTGCAGCCGAAGGATGGAAG GAGCCGGAGCCCCTGGCacctccagggagcagggctTTCTCCCTCCCGCAGATTGTGCTCACCGAGTGGGTGTCTGAACCACCGTCCCCTGAAGCCGAGCTTGAGGTGTCGGTAGAAACAGGCTCCTCTGAGCACAGTGGCCAGTCTggcagcagaggagcaggaggggagCTTGCACCCGTCCATGTGCAATTGGAAGGAAACTCTGCTGACGTGCTCTCACCAGACAGGCCTGAGAGCCGCTCTGATGGGGAAGGGAAATGCTGTGCATCTCCTGGCATCTCAGAAGACTCTCCAGCCACACTTAGGTGCGTTCCAGACTCAGCCACGCAGCCCCAAAGAGGCCCTTATCAGGGCTGTGACCATGCAGCAAGAGAGACTTCAGTATTCCCTCTAGTGAACAGCAAGGTCCCATCTCTCTCAAAGCATGCAACTAGCCAGCCccttggggaagaaggaagggacaCAGCTTTGAACTCTGCTGGAAACCAAGAAGGCAGCAGCAAGCCATCACCCCAAGGTCCTTTGGCTGAACAGCCTCCTCCTCCTTGGGGGGAAGCCACAGATCCTGGAGCTGGAGACACAGCGCTCCCGTCCATCAGTGCAGATGGTGAAAGGCCCAGCGCTGCCGTGGGGGTTCCCAGTGATGTTGTGGAGCCCCAAGGAGGAACCAGACAGAGTGTGCAGAAGGCAGTTCCTCCTCCTGGAGTCCCTGATGGGATTTGCAGACAAATGCAGAGGGAGGAACGCAACAGCTTGCCAGCACCAGCATGCCCGGTGCCAAAACCTAGATCTTTCCTAGGCAGCGATCCAGACCAGCAAGGGAGCAAAGAGTCCAAGGCTGAGCATCCCAAGGAGCAGGTCCCTGCTTTATCAAGGCCAACGGAGCATGAAGCAGCACCCCGCCAGAGCAGCCTAGGTCTGCCCGCTCAGGGAGAAGGAGCCGAGATGGACTCCGGTGTAGAAGGAAAGATAGCAGAGGAACATTGTTCCCAAGGTCCTCGGGGAAGGAGGAGCAAAGGGGAGGTATCTCCTCTCCACCCCATGACTCCACGCAGCAAAGAGATTTATGAAGGCACGTACCAGAGACTGGATAGCCTAGAAGAGACTATCCGTGAGCTGGAAATAACCATTAATGAAATCAGCAGCCATCCATCGGTTGAATTCATATTCCCTAAAGAACTTCTAGGACAAAATGAGCCTAAGGATGCCAGCGAAGGGATAGAGGAAGGTCCAGGGGATCTCATACACAGTAGCTGTGACGATGGGACTGCCCTGGATCTCAGTCAGGCCAAAGATGATGCTCCTGAGAGTCCATCTCCGAGCAAGACCAAACCACCTCTGCTACCGAAGCCGCAGCTCCCTCTCGACAGTCCTCAG AGCGGTGGCGTCTCCATCCCAGCCATGAAGATGGTGAACCCGGCGTCCAGGCTGAAGcagagccagcagggcagccccgACAAAAGCAAACACATAAAGCAGAGAATGGAGTACATGAGGATCCAGGGACAACAGCAG TGCTCACAGTGGCTGTCCAACTTGCTCAGGCCACAAGGCAAGGTAACAAAAGCCAGTTTGTCGCCCTTAAACCTCCCCCTGCCTTCCTCACCTCTGCCGCCGCTCTCCTCCGCGAGGACCCCAGCACCCTGCCTCTGCCCCCGTGCTGGACAGCAGCACCACGagcggggcttgtcctgctccgtcctcccctccctgccctggtcTGTGTTtcagtctccttccccaggcctgTCTTGA